In Pyrus communis chromosome 1, drPyrComm1.1, whole genome shotgun sequence, the following are encoded in one genomic region:
- the LOC137715526 gene encoding uncharacterized protein yields MSSGTPTGAGYMRQRHSQGYASSGDDLEDDACSVMRTSSPQSPKVWSRIEIFENVLWLASAAFIVYYGDRKSNLIYLFCHDERIRRLPLYLGMAGIVLNIIIFFYTSMSAWSVRRFDEKWELASISALPFVTLLGGISFCFFCFALWPIWSLLTLPLLFTLFMSGMVICPYIIIGIFRQQHDVLRTDYASELGDKQY; encoded by the exons ATGTCCAGTGGTACGCCAACTGGGGCCGGATACATGAGGCAGAGACATAGCCAGGGCTATGCATCTAGCGGCGATGATCTTGAGGATGATGCATGCTCGGTTATGCGCACTTCATCCCCACAAAGTCCGAAAGTTTGGTCACGGATTGAGATTTTTGAGAATGTCCTTTGGCTTGCCTCAGCAGCATTCATTGTGTACTATGGTGACAGGAAATCCAACTTGATATATCTCTTCTGCCATGATGAGCGAATTAGAAG ATTGCCTTTATACCTTGGGATGGCGGGCATAGTTTTAAACATTATCATCTTCTTTTATACGAGTATGTCGGCATGGAGCGTAAGGAGATTTGACGAGAAATGGGAATTAGCAAGTATATCTGCTTTGCCATTTGTGACACTACTTGGCGGCATCTCCTTTTGCTT CTTCTGCTTCGCTTTGTGGCCAATATGGAGTCTCTTGACGCTTCCTCTTCTG TTCACGCTGTTTATGTCGGGCATGGTTATATGCCCATACATTATAATTGGGATATTTAGGCAACAGCATGATGTGCTGCGTACAGATTATGCCTCGGAGTTAGGTGATAAACAATACTGA